A genomic segment from Stappia indica encodes:
- the purF gene encoding amidophosphoribosyltransferase translates to MAYADNHTAPHHAESHGSDRDAAARDFWREEIEGDRLHEECGVFGILGHDDAAAITALGLHALQHRGQEAAGIVTFDGNQFRSERHLGLVGDHFSDAETIRRLSGPYAIGHVRYSTSGETILRNVQPLFAELDGGGIAVCHNGHFTNAMTLRRKLIKEGAICQSTSDSEVVLQLVARSRKDKIVDRFIDAITQMEGAYSLVALTRKKLIGARDPFGIRPLVLGDLNGAPIFASETCALDMIGAKFIREVENGEVVVCTPGGIESYFPFGRRPARPCIFEYIYFSRPDSILGGRSVYNVRKEFGRQLALETPVEADVIVPVPDSGVPAALGFADASGIPFELGIIRNHYVGRTFIEPTQQIRTLGVKLKHSANRAQIEGKRVVLVDDSLVRGTTSLKIVQMIRDAGAREVHFRLASPPIRFSDYYGIDTPVREKLLAAKYSLEEMRNYIGADTLAFLSVDGIYKAIGYEGRNNEAPQFTDHCFTGDYPTPLTDMAEDGDVTHMPRLVEVG, encoded by the coding sequence ATGGCCTACGCCGATAATCACACCGCCCCCCATCACGCAGAAAGCCACGGTTCCGACCGCGACGCAGCCGCCAGGGATTTCTGGCGCGAGGAAATCGAAGGCGACCGCCTCCACGAGGAATGCGGCGTGTTCGGCATTCTCGGCCATGACGACGCCGCCGCCATCACCGCGCTCGGCCTTCACGCCTTGCAGCACCGCGGCCAGGAAGCCGCCGGCATCGTCACGTTCGACGGCAACCAGTTCCGCTCCGAGCGGCACCTCGGCCTCGTCGGCGACCACTTTTCCGACGCCGAGACGATCCGCCGGCTCAGCGGCCCCTACGCCATCGGCCATGTGCGCTACTCGACCTCCGGCGAGACCATCCTGCGCAATGTCCAGCCGCTCTTCGCCGAACTCGACGGCGGCGGTATCGCCGTCTGTCACAACGGCCACTTCACCAACGCGATGACCCTGCGCCGCAAGCTCATCAAGGAAGGCGCGATCTGCCAGTCGACCTCCGATTCGGAGGTGGTTCTCCAGCTCGTCGCGCGCTCGCGCAAGGACAAGATCGTCGACCGCTTCATCGACGCCATCACGCAGATGGAGGGCGCCTACTCGCTGGTCGCCCTGACCCGCAAGAAGCTGATCGGCGCCCGCGACCCGTTCGGCATCCGTCCGCTGGTCCTCGGCGACCTCAACGGCGCGCCGATCTTCGCCTCCGAGACCTGCGCGCTCGACATGATCGGTGCCAAGTTCATCCGCGAAGTGGAGAACGGCGAGGTGGTCGTCTGCACCCCCGGCGGCATCGAGAGCTACTTCCCCTTCGGCCGCCGCCCCGCCCGCCCCTGCATCTTCGAATACATCTACTTCTCCCGCCCGGATTCGATCCTCGGCGGCCGCAGCGTCTATAACGTGCGCAAGGAGTTCGGCCGCCAGCTGGCGCTGGAGACCCCGGTCGAGGCGGATGTCATCGTCCCGGTGCCGGATTCCGGCGTTCCGGCGGCGCTCGGCTTCGCCGATGCTTCCGGCATCCCCTTCGAGCTCGGCATCATCCGCAACCACTATGTCGGCCGCACCTTCATCGAGCCGACGCAGCAGATCCGCACCCTCGGCGTCAAGCTGAAGCACTCGGCCAACCGCGCCCAGATCGAGGGCAAGCGCGTGGTGCTCGTCGACGACAGCCTGGTGCGCGGCACCACGTCGCTGAAGATCGTGCAGATGATCCGCGACGCCGGCGCCCGCGAGGTCCATTTCCGCCTCGCCTCGCCGCCGATCCGCTTCTCCGATTATTACGGCATCGACACGCCGGTGCGCGAGAAGCTGCTGGCCGCGAAATACAGCCTCGAGGAAATGCGCAACTATATCGGCGCCGACACGCTCGCCTTCCTCTCGGTCGACGGCATCTACAAGGCCATCGGCTATGAGGGGCGCAACAACGAGGCGCCGCAGTTCACCGACCATTGCTTCACCGGCGACTACCCGACGCCGCTGACCGACATGGCTGAAGACGGGGACGTCACGCACATGCCCCGTCTCGTCGAAGTAGGATAA
- a CDS encoding GFA family protein yields MTDAVIHTGGCQCGAIRFRVEGALGTASICHCRMCQKAFGGFYAPLVAIERPQLTWTRGEPAQFRSSNHVTRGFCPSCGTPLTYEEPGDKLALAIGAFDHPEEIAPKIQFGVEAKLPYVDTVSALPERDTMDDLEAASFLATIRSNQHPDRETESWPPDEWPQDAWSNAPSHLPRNPGKA; encoded by the coding sequence ATGACTGACGCGGTCATTCACACCGGTGGGTGCCAGTGCGGCGCGATCCGCTTTCGTGTCGAGGGAGCGCTGGGCACTGCTTCGATCTGCCATTGCCGCATGTGCCAGAAGGCGTTCGGCGGCTTCTACGCGCCCTTGGTCGCGATCGAGCGCCCGCAACTGACATGGACGCGCGGGGAGCCGGCGCAGTTCCGCTCCTCCAACCATGTGACCCGCGGGTTCTGCCCGTCCTGCGGAACGCCGCTCACCTATGAGGAGCCGGGCGACAAGCTGGCGCTGGCCATCGGTGCGTTCGACCACCCGGAGGAAATCGCCCCTAAGATCCAGTTCGGCGTGGAGGCGAAGCTGCCTTACGTCGACACCGTCTCGGCGCTGCCCGAGCGCGACACGATGGACGATCTGGAGGCCGCCTCGTTTCTTGCCACGATCCGTTCCAACCAGCATCCCGACCGGGAAACGGAGAGCTGGCCGCCGGACGAGTGGCCGCAGGACGCCTGGTCGAACGCCCCCTCTCACCTGCCACGCAATCCCGGGAAAGCCTGA
- a CDS encoding CvpA family protein gives MPITLLDGILLVIMLLSAVLAMIRGFVREVLSIASWIAAAVAAFYLHGHVVPFVRQYINNDNVALGVAAAAVFLVTLIIVSYITMRISDFVLDSRIGALDRTLGFVFGALRGLLLVVVAMMFFNWFVPQDQPAWIATAKSKPVIDSIGNRLVNALPESPENTILNRIRNRSDGAPAGTTETPAAPAPTGDEQGYTDSERRGIEQLTTSGSSTN, from the coding sequence ATGCCGATCACGCTTCTCGACGGAATCCTTCTCGTCATCATGCTCCTGTCGGCCGTCCTGGCCATGATCCGCGGCTTCGTCCGCGAGGTCCTGTCGATCGCGTCCTGGATCGCCGCCGCCGTTGCCGCCTTCTACCTGCATGGCCACGTCGTTCCCTTCGTGCGCCAGTACATCAACAACGACAACGTGGCGCTCGGCGTTGCCGCCGCCGCCGTGTTCCTGGTGACGCTGATCATCGTCAGCTACATCACGATGCGCATTTCCGACTTCGTGCTGGACAGCCGGATCGGCGCGCTCGACCGCACGCTCGGCTTCGTTTTCGGCGCCCTGCGCGGCCTTCTTCTGGTCGTCGTCGCGATGATGTTCTTCAACTGGTTCGTGCCGCAGGACCAGCCTGCCTGGATCGCCACGGCCAAGTCCAAGCCGGTGATCGACTCGATCGGCAACCGGCTGGTCAACGCGCTGCCCGAAAGCCCGGAAAACACCATTCTCAACCGCATCCGCAATCGCTCCGACGGTGCCCCCGCCGGCACGACGGAAACGCCTGCAGCGCCGGCCCCGACCGGCGACGAGCAGGGCTATACCGACAGCGAGCGTCGCGGGATCGAGCAGTTGACGACTTCGGGGTCGTCCACCAACTAA
- the pssA gene encoding CDP-diacylglycerol--serine O-phosphatidyltransferase, translated as MTGPFAPYDPGPTRRRRGRAPRFRRVPLRLILPNLVTLLALCSGLTAIRMALESRWDYAIGAIVIAAVLDALDGRVARLLKGTSKFGAELDSLADFVNFGVAPALILYSWLLQEVRSIGWIAALIFAISAALRLARFNVSIDDPNKPAWSVNFFTGVPAPAGALSVLFPVYLEFVGILPHWPELAPAVAVYVVVIALLMVSRLPTFSGKKLGTRVRRDLVLPLFVAAVFLVALLASYPFEVLALGAAAYLVSIPFAWHWYERYRKADPAVEDADEAALGAEDEDTDLDHLSEDDKDDAP; from the coding sequence ATGACCGGACCCTTCGCCCCCTACGATCCTGGCCCAACGCGCCGCCGGCGCGGTCGTGCCCCGCGTTTCCGCCGGGTGCCGCTGCGGCTGATCCTGCCCAACCTGGTGACGCTGCTGGCGCTGTGCTCTGGCCTCACGGCCATTCGCATGGCGCTGGAGTCGCGCTGGGACTATGCCATCGGCGCCATCGTCATCGCGGCGGTGCTGGATGCGCTGGACGGGCGGGTGGCGCGGCTGCTCAAGGGCACCTCGAAATTCGGCGCGGAACTCGATTCCCTTGCCGACTTCGTCAATTTCGGCGTGGCTCCGGCGCTGATCCTCTATTCCTGGCTGCTGCAGGAAGTGCGCTCGATCGGCTGGATCGCGGCGCTGATCTTTGCGATCTCGGCGGCCCTGCGGCTTGCCCGCTTCAACGTCTCCATCGACGATCCGAACAAGCCCGCCTGGTCGGTGAACTTCTTCACCGGCGTTCCTGCGCCGGCCGGCGCCTTGAGCGTGCTGTTTCCCGTCTATCTCGAATTCGTCGGCATCCTGCCGCACTGGCCGGAGCTGGCGCCGGCGGTCGCGGTCTATGTGGTGGTGATTGCCTTGCTGATGGTCAGCCGCTTGCCGACCTTCTCGGGCAAGAAGCTGGGCACGCGCGTGCGCCGCGACCTCGTGCTGCCGCTCTTCGTGGCCGCCGTGTTCCTGGTTGCCTTGCTGGCGAGCTATCCGTTCGAGGTGCTGGCGCTGGGAGCGGCCGCCTATCTCGTGTCGATCCCCTTTGCCTGGCACTGGTACGAGCGCTATCGCAAGGCCGACCCGGCGGTGGAAGACGCGGACGAGGCGGCCTTGGGCGCCGAGGACGAGGACACCGATCTCGATCACCTGAGCGAGGACGACAAGGACGACGCGCCGTAA
- a CDS encoding endonuclease domain-containing protein, whose protein sequence is MPHHEVAKALRGNAKSLRRDMTEAERKLWRALRGHRLEGISFRRQMPIAGYIVDFAAPAHRLVVELDGSQHGEARGARVDRLRDETLSGLGWKVLRFWNPDVLKELDGVCRKILEACEEEKAHD, encoded by the coding sequence ATGCCGCATCACGAGGTCGCCAAAGCACTGCGCGGTAACGCCAAGTCACTTCGCCGGGACATGACCGAGGCGGAGAGAAAGCTCTGGCGCGCATTGCGGGGACATCGTCTCGAGGGGATTTCCTTTCGCCGCCAGATGCCAATCGCAGGCTATATCGTCGATTTCGCGGCCCCGGCTCACCGTCTTGTCGTCGAACTGGATGGTTCTCAGCATGGTGAGGCCCGTGGAGCACGCGTCGACCGACTGCGAGACGAAACGCTTTCCGGGTTGGGATGGAAGGTTCTGCGTTTCTGGAATCCGGACGTCCTGAAGGAGCTCGATGGGGTTTGCAGGAAGATCCTGGAAGCATGCGAAGAGGAGAAAGCACATGACTGA
- a CDS encoding ArsR/SmtB family transcription factor has translation MRDRTAARLRDEPARPLAAAIDSERLARIFKALSHPVRVEIVSSLSACAGAFCGDIVRGLPLAQSTVSQHLAILREAGLIEAEENGRCCHYRLTDGARSLVEGAAAELFAAACCEAPAGASATRMDACRKDTE, from the coding sequence ATGCGTGACCGAACCGCTGCCCGGCTCCGCGACGAGCCGGCCCGCCCCCTTGCTGCCGCCATCGACAGCGAGCGGCTCGCCCGCATCTTCAAGGCCCTGTCGCATCCGGTGCGGGTGGAGATCGTCTCCTCGCTCTCCGCCTGCGCAGGTGCCTTCTGCGGCGATATCGTTCGCGGTCTGCCGCTTGCGCAGTCCACCGTCTCCCAGCATCTCGCCATCCTGCGCGAGGCGGGCCTGATCGAGGCGGAGGAGAACGGCCGCTGCTGCCACTATCGCCTCACCGACGGCGCGCGGTCGCTGGTCGAGGGCGCCGCGGCGGAGCTTTTTGCGGCGGCCTGCTGCGAGGCGCCGGCAGGGGCGAGCGCGACGCGCATGGATGCCTGTCGAAAGGACACGGAATGA
- a CDS encoding phosphatidylserine decarboxylase, producing MSLTDTITKTFVPIHREGWPFVAAAGAATLIIGWFVDPLFWIGLILTAWVAYFFRDPQRVTPIDDDLVISPADGTVCQVGQAVPPPELDLGSEPMMRVCIFMNVFNCHVNRAPFGGRITRVAYRAGSFLNAESDKASEENERNGLVIESGETRIGVVQIAGLVARRIVCFVREGENIGAGERFGLIRFGSRLDVYLPEEASVKVAVGQTMIAGETVVADLTSETRSSVLTRVS from the coding sequence ATGTCGCTGACCGATACGATCACCAAGACCTTCGTCCCCATTCACCGTGAGGGCTGGCCCTTCGTTGCCGCAGCCGGTGCGGCGACGCTGATCATCGGGTGGTTCGTCGACCCGCTGTTCTGGATCGGCCTGATCCTGACTGCGTGGGTCGCCTATTTCTTCCGGGACCCGCAGCGTGTGACGCCGATCGACGACGATCTGGTCATCTCGCCTGCCGACGGGACGGTGTGTCAGGTGGGTCAGGCGGTGCCGCCGCCGGAGCTGGATCTCGGCAGCGAGCCGATGATGCGCGTCTGCATCTTCATGAATGTCTTCAACTGCCATGTGAACCGCGCGCCCTTTGGCGGGCGGATCACCCGCGTCGCCTATCGCGCCGGCAGCTTCCTCAACGCCGAATCCGACAAGGCGAGCGAGGAGAACGAGCGCAACGGCCTTGTCATCGAGAGCGGGGAAACCCGCATCGGCGTCGTGCAGATCGCCGGCCTCGTCGCGCGGCGCATCGTCTGCTTCGTGCGCGAGGGCGAGAATATCGGCGCGGGCGAGCGTTTCGGCCTGATCCGCTTCGGCTCGCGGCTCGACGTCTACCTGCCGGAGGAGGCCAGCGTGAAGGTGGCCGTCGGCCAGACGATGATCGCGGGCGAGACCGTGGTCGCGGACCTCACCAGCGAGACGCGCAGCAGCGTGCTCACGCGTGTCAGCTGA
- the cimA gene encoding citramalate synthase, producing the protein MTRERLYLFDTTLRDGAQTAGIDFSVEEKIVIAELLDRLGVDYVEGGYPGANPTDTAFFEAKRTKAATFTAFGMTKRAGRSAANDPGLQMVLGSAAEAVCLVAKSWDYHVRVALGCTNEENLESIRGSVEAVTASGREAMIDCEHFFDGYKANPAYALACAKTAYEAGARWVVLCDTNGGTLPSEVMEIVGAVTAHVPGVHLGIHAHDDTGHAVANSLAAVAAGVRQIQGTLNGIGERCGNANLITLVPTLMLKSPYREQFELGVSAEALADITSISRAFDEIINRSPDRHAPYVGENAFATKAGIHASAILKEPETYEHVPPETVGNRRRVLVSDQAGKSNLIGELARLGIAVDKADPRLDALLADVKEREAQGYAYEAADASFELLARRRLGEVRRYFDVLSFRVMVERRFNAIGELVTVSEAVVKIDIDGETHMSVGEGNGPVNALDTALRKDLGRYQSVVDEMELTDFKVRILNGGTDAVTRVLIESYNKRTHKRWFTIGVSGNIVDASFQALIDSHTYTLLKAGL; encoded by the coding sequence ATGACACGCGAACGCCTCTACCTGTTCGACACGACGCTGCGCGACGGAGCGCAGACGGCCGGCATCGACTTCTCGGTGGAGGAGAAGATCGTGATTGCGGAGCTTCTGGACCGGCTGGGCGTCGATTACGTGGAGGGCGGCTATCCGGGCGCCAATCCGACCGACACGGCCTTCTTCGAGGCCAAGCGCACGAAGGCGGCGACCTTCACCGCCTTCGGAATGACCAAGCGGGCAGGGCGCTCGGCCGCGAACGATCCGGGGCTGCAGATGGTGCTGGGCTCGGCGGCCGAGGCGGTGTGTCTCGTCGCCAAGAGCTGGGACTATCATGTGCGCGTGGCGCTGGGCTGTACCAACGAGGAGAACCTCGAGTCGATCCGCGGCAGTGTCGAGGCCGTGACGGCGAGCGGCCGCGAGGCGATGATCGACTGCGAGCACTTTTTCGACGGCTACAAGGCCAACCCGGCTTACGCGCTGGCCTGCGCCAAGACCGCCTATGAGGCCGGCGCGCGCTGGGTGGTCCTGTGCGACACCAATGGCGGCACGCTGCCCTCGGAGGTGATGGAGATCGTCGGGGCGGTTACCGCGCATGTGCCCGGCGTGCATCTGGGCATCCACGCCCATGACGATACGGGCCATGCGGTCGCCAACTCGCTGGCCGCCGTTGCGGCCGGCGTGCGCCAGATCCAGGGAACGCTCAACGGCATCGGCGAGCGCTGCGGCAATGCCAACCTGATCACGCTGGTGCCGACCCTGATGCTGAAGTCTCCCTACCGGGAGCAGTTCGAACTCGGCGTGAGCGCCGAGGCGCTGGCCGACATCACCTCGATCTCGCGCGCCTTCGACGAGATCATCAACCGTTCGCCGGACCGGCATGCGCCTTACGTCGGCGAGAATGCTTTCGCCACCAAGGCGGGCATCCATGCCTCGGCGATCCTGAAGGAGCCGGAGACCTACGAGCATGTGCCGCCGGAGACCGTCGGCAACCGGCGCCGGGTGCTCGTTTCCGACCAGGCCGGCAAGTCGAACCTGATCGGCGAGCTCGCCCGGCTCGGCATCGCCGTCGACAAGGCCGATCCGCGCCTCGATGCGCTGCTCGCCGACGTCAAGGAGCGCGAGGCGCAGGGCTATGCCTACGAGGCGGCGGACGCCTCGTTCGAGCTGCTGGCCCGCCGTCGGCTCGGCGAGGTGCGGCGCTATTTCGACGTGTTGTCGTTCCGCGTCATGGTGGAGCGGCGCTTCAATGCCATCGGCGAGCTGGTCACCGTCTCCGAGGCGGTGGTGAAGATCGACATCGACGGCGAGACGCATATGTCGGTGGGCGAGGGCAACGGTCCGGTCAACGCGCTGGACACGGCCCTGCGCAAGGATCTCGGGCGCTACCAGTCGGTCGTCGACGAGATGGAGCTGACCGACTTCAAGGTGCGTATCCTCAATGGCGGCACGGATGCCGTCACGCGCGTATTGATCGAGAGCTACAACAAGAGGACGCACAAACGCTGGTTCACGATCGGCGTTTCGGGCAATATCGTCGATGCGTCGTTCCAGGCGCTCATCGATTCCCACACCTACACGCTGCTGAAGGCCGGGCTCTGA
- a CDS encoding SDR family NAD(P)-dependent oxidoreductase, translating to MTKRFEGRVAVVTGASRGIGYFTAKALAAEGAHVIALARTVGGLEELDDEIRSDGGQATLVPVDLTDYDAIDRLGAAIHERWGKLDILVGNAGILGGLSPLGHVSPRIWDKVMAINVTANWRLIRSLDPLLRQSDAGRVLFLSSGAAHKCKAFWGPYSVSKAALEALVRTYVAETAQTPITGMLVNPGATRTAMRAEAMPGEDPQTLPHPSEVAASLLDFVTPDNTANGQLFDFPSKELRDFVQVSS from the coding sequence ATGACGAAACGCTTCGAGGGACGGGTTGCCGTCGTCACCGGCGCCTCCCGCGGCATCGGATATTTCACCGCGAAGGCGCTGGCCGCCGAGGGAGCGCACGTCATCGCGCTCGCCCGCACAGTCGGCGGCCTGGAGGAACTCGACGACGAGATCCGCTCGGACGGCGGTCAGGCGACGCTGGTTCCGGTCGACCTGACGGACTACGACGCCATCGACCGGCTCGGCGCCGCCATCCATGAACGATGGGGCAAGCTCGACATCCTGGTCGGCAATGCCGGCATTCTCGGCGGCCTGTCGCCGCTCGGGCATGTCTCGCCGCGGATCTGGGACAAGGTGATGGCGATCAACGTCACCGCCAACTGGCGGCTGATCCGCTCGCTCGACCCGCTCCTGCGCCAGTCGGATGCCGGCCGCGTGCTGTTCCTGTCCTCGGGCGCCGCACACAAGTGCAAGGCCTTCTGGGGCCCCTACTCCGTCTCCAAGGCGGCCCTTGAGGCCTTGGTGCGCACCTATGTCGCCGAGACCGCGCAGACGCCGATCACCGGCATGCTGGTCAATCCCGGCGCAACCCGCACCGCGATGCGGGCCGAGGCGATGCCGGGCGAAGATCCGCAGACCCTGCCGCATCCGTCCGAGGTTGCAGCGTCCCTGCTCGACTTCGTGACACCGGACAACACCGCCAACGGCCAGCTCTTCGACTTCCCGTCGAAGGAGCTGCGCGACTTCGTACAAGTGTCCTCCTGA
- a CDS encoding ABCB family ABC transporter ATP-binding protein/permease — MTSRRSGVPGPAPRISADEVSTFRTLGQLWPYIWPSDRPDLKARVGLAVLALVVAKIVTVLSPYFFKWATDALTVQQGDASAAGGTLGLDVLPAWLVAPVMLVIAYNVARVLFVGFNQLRDALFARVGQHAVRQLAFLTFRHLHALSLRFHLARRTGGLSRVIERGVKGIENIVRFTILNGIPTVMEFGVMAAVIWYQFGWIYVAVVAVMIVAYTWFTVQTSNWRIAIRREMNDNDTEANSKAIDSLLNFETVKYFGNEQMEAERFDRSMAGYERAATRTWTSLAWLNFGQAVILGVATAICMVMSARAVMAGTQTLGDFVMINALLLQLSIPLNFIGFLYREIRQGLTDLEAMFQLLGQPAEITDRPGATPLAVQGGTVRFEDVTFHYDADRPILQGIAFEVPAGRTVAIVGPSGAGKSTISRLLFRFYDVTGGRITIDGQDVRDVTQESLRRATGMVPQDTVLFNDTVAYNIRYGRPEASEEEVREAARMAQIGDFIEALPQGYRTEVGERGLKLSGGEKQRVAIARTILKAPPILILDEATSALDTHTEREIQAALDQVSRNRTTLVIAHRLSTVVNADEILVLEKGRIVERGRHQELLAKGGLYASMWARQQEASEAEERLRAATADSEGFVVRGPRAGEEVSAE, encoded by the coding sequence ATGACAAGTCGCCGCTCAGGCGTTCCCGGCCCCGCGCCCCGCATTTCGGCGGACGAGGTCTCGACCTTCCGCACCCTCGGCCAGCTCTGGCCCTATATCTGGCCGTCCGACCGCCCGGATCTGAAGGCGAGGGTCGGCCTTGCCGTCCTGGCGCTGGTGGTGGCGAAGATCGTCACGGTGCTCTCGCCCTATTTCTTCAAATGGGCGACGGATGCGCTGACCGTGCAGCAGGGCGATGCGTCGGCTGCCGGTGGCACGCTCGGCCTCGATGTCCTGCCGGCCTGGCTGGTGGCGCCGGTGATGCTGGTCATCGCCTACAACGTGGCGCGGGTGCTGTTCGTCGGCTTCAATCAGTTGCGCGACGCGCTGTTTGCCCGCGTCGGCCAGCACGCGGTGCGCCAGCTGGCCTTCCTGACCTTCCGCCACCTGCACGCCCTGTCGCTGCGATTTCATCTCGCCCGCCGCACCGGCGGCCTGTCGCGGGTGATCGAGCGCGGCGTCAAGGGCATCGAGAACATCGTCCGCTTCACCATCCTCAACGGCATCCCTACCGTGATGGAATTCGGCGTGATGGCGGCGGTGATCTGGTACCAGTTCGGCTGGATCTACGTTGCCGTCGTCGCGGTCATGATCGTCGCCTATACCTGGTTCACGGTGCAGACGTCGAACTGGCGCATCGCCATCCGCCGGGAGATGAACGACAACGATACCGAGGCGAATTCCAAGGCCATCGACAGCCTGCTGAACTTCGAGACCGTGAAGTATTTCGGCAACGAGCAGATGGAGGCGGAGCGCTTCGACCGCTCGATGGCAGGCTACGAGCGAGCGGCCACCCGCACCTGGACATCGCTGGCCTGGCTCAATTTCGGCCAGGCGGTGATCCTTGGCGTTGCCACGGCGATCTGCATGGTGATGTCGGCCCGGGCGGTGATGGCCGGCACCCAGACGCTGGGCGATTTCGTGATGATCAACGCGCTGCTGCTGCAGCTGTCGATCCCGCTCAACTTCATCGGCTTCCTCTACCGGGAAATCCGCCAGGGCCTTACCGATCTCGAGGCGATGTTCCAGCTGCTCGGCCAGCCGGCGGAGATCACCGACCGGCCGGGCGCGACGCCGCTCGCGGTCCAGGGCGGCACCGTGCGCTTCGAGGACGTGACCTTCCATTACGATGCGGACCGGCCGATCCTGCAGGGCATCGCCTTCGAGGTTCCGGCCGGGCGCACGGTCGCCATCGTCGGGCCGTCGGGGGCGGGCAAGTCGACCATCTCGCGGCTGCTCTTCCGCTTCTACGATGTGACGGGCGGTCGCATCACCATCGACGGGCAGGACGTGCGGGACGTGACGCAGGAGAGCCTGCGCCGGGCGACCGGCATGGTTCCCCAGGACACGGTGCTGTTCAACGACACGGTCGCCTACAACATCCGCTACGGGCGCCCCGAGGCGAGCGAGGAGGAGGTGCGCGAGGCGGCCCGCATGGCCCAGATCGGCGACTTCATCGAGGCGCTGCCGCAGGGCTACCGCACCGAGGTGGGCGAACGCGGACTGAAGCTGTCGGGCGGCGAGAAGCAGCGTGTGGCGATTGCCCGCACGATCCTCAAGGCACCGCCGATCCTGATCCTCGACGAGGCGACCTCGGCGCTGGATACCCATACGGAGCGGGAAATCCAGGCCGCGCTCGACCAGGTCTCGCGCAATCGCACGACGTTGGTGATCGCGCACCGCCTGTCCACCGTGGTCAATGCCGACGAGATCCTGGTGCTGGAGAAGGGCCGGATCGTCGAGCGCGGGCGGCACCAGGAGCTGCTGGCAAAGGGCGGGCTCTACGCCTCCATGTGGGCGCGCCAGCAGGAGGCGAGCGAGGCGGAGGAGCGGCTGCGGGCCGCAACGGCCGACAGCGAGGGCTTCGTGGTGCGCGGGCCGCGCGCCGGCGAGGAGGTGTCTGCAGAATAG
- the rarD gene encoding EamA family transporter RarD: protein MTSQPTAAAADAERRLGLAFALSAFLLWGFLPAYYKWTAAIPADLVVAHRILWSVLFLAIFLGVRGKLGEVGAILRDPATLSKLALSAAVISINWLVFIWAVERGRILEVSFGYFANPLVSVAIGLVVLKETLSRWQTVAIVLAAIAVAVQAMALGGFPWVSVALAFSFGIYGYVRKTVAVGASPGLMVEAIVLAPLAFAYLVYAGLSDGGAAMPDVWPIDRPSLFLLLLGTGVVTAVPLALFAAGARRLSLTAVGLMQYIAPSIQFLLALYVYGEEVEPVRLATFGLIWVSLAIFTTDTLIRHERSRG, encoded by the coding sequence ATGACCTCCCAACCGACAGCCGCGGCGGCCGATGCCGAGCGGCGCCTCGGCCTTGCCTTCGCCCTCTCTGCATTCCTGCTGTGGGGCTTCCTGCCGGCCTACTACAAGTGGACGGCGGCGATCCCGGCGGATCTGGTGGTCGCCCACCGGATCCTGTGGTCGGTGCTGTTCCTGGCGATCTTTCTCGGCGTTCGCGGCAAGCTCGGCGAGGTGGGGGCGATCCTGCGCGATCCCGCGACCTTGTCGAAGCTGGCATTGTCCGCGGCGGTGATCTCGATCAACTGGCTGGTGTTCATCTGGGCGGTGGAGCGCGGCCGGATCCTGGAAGTGAGCTTCGGCTATTTCGCCAATCCGCTGGTTTCGGTCGCAATCGGGCTCGTCGTGCTCAAGGAGACGTTGAGCCGCTGGCAGACCGTGGCGATCGTGCTGGCGGCCATAGCCGTTGCCGTCCAGGCTATGGCGCTCGGCGGTTTTCCCTGGGTCTCCGTCGCGCTGGCCTTCTCCTTCGGCATCTACGGCTATGTGCGCAAGACGGTGGCGGTCGGAGCCTCGCCGGGCCTGATGGTCGAGGCCATCGTGCTGGCGCCGCTGGCCTTTGCCTATCTGGTCTATGCGGGCCTTTCCGACGGCGGCGCTGCGATGCCCGACGTGTGGCCGATCGACCGGCCGAGCCTGTTCCTGCTGCTGCTCGGCACTGGCGTCGTGACGGCCGTGCCGCTGGCGCTGTTCGCGGCCGGTGCAAGACGCCTGTCGCTGACGGCCGTCGGGCTGATGCAGTATATCGCGCCGAGCATCCAGTTCCTGCTGGCGCTCTATGTCTATGGCGAGGAGGTGGAGCCGGTGCGGCTGGCGACCTTCGGCCTCATCTGGGTCTCGCTGGCGATCTTCACCACCGACACGCTCATCAGGCACGAGCGCTCCCGCGGCTGA